The following proteins are encoded in a genomic region of Brachypodium distachyon strain Bd21 chromosome 1, Brachypodium_distachyon_v3.0, whole genome shotgun sequence:
- the LOC100832895 gene encoding nicotianamine synthase 8 yields the protein MPHLHIPHSARCTAHQAARSTTAIFERLRSSSAHQISSKRTCEMEPQKKQVDALVQKITVLHAAIAKLPSLSPSPEVDALFTELVTACVPASPVDVTKLSPEAQKMREGLIRLCSEAEGKLEAHYSDMLAAFDNPLDHLGMFPYYSNYINLSKLEYELLARYVPSSVSPAPPRRVAFIGSGPLPFSSLVLAARHLPGTMFDNYDLCGAANDRASKLVRGDKDVGARMSFHTADVADLAGELAAYDVVFLAALVGMAAEEKANVVAHLGAHMADGAALVVRSAHGARGFLYPIVDPEDIGRGGFEVLAVCHPDDDVVNSVIVARKSKDARARGAHDGGRATARGLPVPIVSPPCRFGEMVADVIQKREEFATTEVVF from the coding sequence ATGCCACACCTACATATACCTCATAGTGCCCGTTGCACAGCTCATCAAGCAGCTCGATCCACAACTGCCATCTTCGAGCGCCTCAGATCGAGTTCCGCGCATCAGATCAGCAGCAAGAGAACTTGTGAAATGGAGCCCCAGAAGAAGCAGGTCGATGCCCTTGTCCAGAAGATCACGGTGCTGCACGCCGCCATCGCCAAGCTGCCGTCGCTCAGCCCTTCCCCCGAAGTCGACGCGCTCTTCACGGAGCTCGTCACGGCTTGCGTTCCCGCGAGCCCCGTGGACGTGACCAAGCTGAGCCCCGAGGCGCAGAAGATGCGGGAGGGCCTCATCCGCCTCTGCTCCGAAGCCGAGGGGAAGCTGGAGGCGCACTACTCCGACATGCTGGCCGCGTTCGACAacccgctcgaccacctcggcaTGTTCCCTTACTACAGCAACTACATCAACCTGAGCAAGCTGGAGTACGAGCTCCTGGCCCGCTACGTGCCCAGCAGCgtctcgcccgcgccgccccgccgcgtGGCGTTCATCGGGTCCGGCCCGCTGCCCTTTAGCTCGCTGgtcctcgccgcgcgccaccTGCCGGGCACGATGTTCGACAACTACGACCTGTGCGGCGCGGCCAACGACCGCGCCAGCAAGCTGGTCCGGGGCGACAAGGACGTCGGCGCCCGCATGTCGTTCCACACGGCCGACGTGGCCGACCTCGCGGGAGAGCTCGCCGCGTACGACGTGGTCTTCCTGGCCGCGCTTGTGGGCATGGCCGCCGAGGAGAAAGCTAACGTGGTCGCGCACCTCGGCGCGCACATGGCGGACGGAGCGGCGCTCGTCGTACGCAGCGCCCACGGGGCGCGTGGGTTCCTGTACCCGATCGTCGACCCGGAGGATATTGGGCGGGGTGGGTTTGAGGTGCTGGCCGTGTGCCACCCTGACGACGACGTGGTGAACTCCGTCATCGTTGCACGCAAGTCCAAGGACGCGCGTGCCCGTGGGGCTCACGATGGGGGGCGCGCAACCGCGCGCGGCTTGCCCGTGCCAATTGTCAGCCCGCCGTGCAGGTTCGGGGAGATGGTGGCGGACGTGATCCAGAAGAGGGAAGAGTTTGCCACTACTGAAGTGGTCTTTTGA